One region of Terricaulis silvestris genomic DNA includes:
- a CDS encoding SDR family NAD(P)-dependent oxidoreductase: MLDGKVAIVTGAGGAIGAAVAKHLAASGAHVVVNDLGGGVTGSGRDAGPAQRIADAIAAAGGEASAGSEDVSDWADAQRLVQRALDTFGHLDIVINNAAIQDFVNFEETSFDHFDKHMRVNVYGCFNVARAAAPVFVKAQAGAYVHMTSSTGLIGMAGNAPYMTSKAALIGLSRSIALDMAKYNVRSNCLAPAAVSRMSPKRADEATEALYRDRMRPELVAPITTYLASDAAAGVTGQIFGVRGTELYLYSQPRPIRTLQRNDGWSLESIAEQVGPTWRAALTPLEDTYHVFSWPPL, from the coding sequence ATGCTCGACGGCAAAGTCGCGATCGTAACTGGCGCAGGAGGCGCCATCGGCGCGGCGGTGGCGAAGCACTTGGCCGCCTCCGGCGCGCACGTGGTGGTCAACGATCTCGGCGGCGGCGTTACCGGCAGCGGGCGAGACGCCGGTCCGGCTCAGCGTATCGCGGACGCGATCGCAGCCGCCGGCGGCGAAGCCTCAGCGGGCAGCGAAGACGTCTCGGACTGGGCCGACGCCCAGCGCCTTGTCCAGCGCGCGCTCGACACGTTCGGCCATCTCGATATCGTCATCAACAACGCCGCCATCCAGGACTTCGTGAACTTCGAAGAGACGTCTTTCGATCACTTCGACAAGCACATGCGCGTCAACGTCTATGGCTGCTTCAACGTGGCGCGCGCGGCAGCGCCGGTGTTCGTGAAAGCCCAAGCCGGGGCCTACGTTCACATGACCTCCAGCACCGGTCTCATCGGCATGGCCGGTAACGCGCCGTACATGACATCGAAAGCGGCGCTGATCGGCCTCTCGCGCTCGATCGCGCTCGACATGGCCAAATACAATGTCCGCTCCAATTGCCTCGCACCCGCAGCCGTCAGCCGTATGTCGCCCAAGCGCGCCGACGAAGCGACGGAGGCGCTGTACCGCGACCGCATGCGCCCCGAACTGGTGGCGCCGATTACAACCTATCTCGCCAGCGACGCGGCTGCCGGTGTTACTGGCCAGATCTTCGGCGTGCGCGGCACGGAGCTCTATCTCTACAGCCAGCCACGCCCCATTCGCACACTGCAGCGCAATGATGGCTGGTCGCTCGAGTCCATCGCCGAACAAGTCGGCCCGACATGGCGCGCGGCGCTGACTCCGCTGGAAGACACTTACCACGTCTTTAGCTGGCCGCCGCTCTAA